The following nucleotide sequence is from Apium graveolens cultivar Ventura chromosome 4, ASM990537v1, whole genome shotgun sequence.
taccattctaccaagcatccacaattaagatagaagttgaatagtcatcaattatgttgagttcctatatgtctacagaaattgacaacacaacgatttaagcacaagttattccttttgattacatagggcaaataaaactgttagagttacccactaatcatgcacaacatacatgaacctatgctagcatggcaagttctaaatctcaagatccaccgtcgcttcacaagagattaacaccctatcttatatgttcgcgacgcacataagacgaatacgcacaccaatactagatatcatacaatcatcacacactaaagtattaaacaattaactaaagaattccataataaatccgttgcaaccccatgatcacgattagcccataatagaacttatcgtcatcatgggttcatatgaaatcatgataaacaaacacaagaaaataataactaaactaattatattaaaacagagtacgtcacaagagtaaataagttcaaagcaagaaaactagcatccaacgttacaacgaaacaagaatcacaagaatatatgcttcctcttcgttgcggtgtgctaaatcggtcttcttccttatctccttcgctccttgcgtaaaaacacaatcttcttttaTCCAcgcttgtgaaaacgtctcaaatctacttatataatagtcccataaaactcagattacatagaagtggaaaccaaacagaagtagaagtccagAAATATActatcttttttcccgaccctgcgcggtcgctcagcatagctgagcgggcgctcagcttgctgcgcggccgctcagcaatgctgagcgggcgctcatacctctactggaaaaaatctgattttgctccgtttcttcgccgtaatttgcccgtttctttcctctcgcaatggtgaacacatgccaaggcttattcttgatgattcatcccccgaaatgcaactaataccctgaaatgcataaacactagaaaaacgcatcaaatacacaaaatacttgatttcaagacaccaatttaagccattttaagacgttctaagtggtataaaatgccacttatcacgaGCACAGCGAGGCATGCTGAAAAGTTGAAGCTAGAGATGGAGAGggatgcccaaattgctgaggaggCTCGGCTCGCGGACGAGCAGGCCCAGGTCGCTGGTGATGAAAATCGTGAGGGGGCAGAGGCTGATAACCCTTGATGTAATTTTAGTTAGAACTAGACTTTTGACTGGGTAAGCGGGCACCCCTTTCGCCTCGCGCTTGTATTTGAAATATTCTGCCTCGGGGCATAACTTATTTAACTTTTGTTTGTATAAAATGTCAAGTCTTTTGTGCCCGCGTATGTCTTTACGGTGCTAGCCGGCTTTCTTTATTTTTGTGTTTTCTTATCATGCCTCTACTGACCAAAAGTTATCATAACTCTGGCCGCGTTTGGCGAGCGTTACCCCTTCACAGCGAGCCCAATTAACCAGCTCGTGTCATTTGTTCAATCAGACAAAAATTGACAAAGAATGCCAAGTGGAACAAGCTCGCATCAACTCGCAGGTGTTGTAGGTGTGCTCGCACTAGCGGGCCGGCCTAGGAGCTCGCATGTGTCTTATCCTCGCATCATGCGACCTTGGGTATGTTTGATGGAGGGCTGGGCCCCCTGGGTCGCATTTGTGGTCTTGCGGGCCAGGGTATGAGCTCGCATCGCGGGCCTATACCTCCTTTTATCCTCATCTTTTATCTACTATGTGCTCATATTTGTCTAAGCGGGCCTTGGCCCAGCTCGTTTCGCGTTCTTGGCGTCAAGCGGGCCGGGGCCCAGCCTGATTtgtgattttaacatgttaataaaacaactgttctgtcctcgcatgggttcccaaggatgggctcccctgctgggtatttaatctattaacagaAGTTAAAATATTAAGTGCACAAATAAAGATTAATCGTTTATTCATAGATAATGGGAAGTGAAAGGAGTACATGCTTGTGGTCTCAGGGAGGCACCTTATGGCACTACCCCccgagacttaggaatattttaagataatactaagtctgaaaagaataatattactgataatacttgcgaaggtgctccgcgttccaggctcttgggattaacttgtcttgcatatcattgaggtggtaggttccctTCCAGAGCACCGACTTTATCTTGTAAGGGCCTTCCCAATTCACTCCAAAGACTCCGTGACTCACCACCTTGGTGTTTGGCATGACCCGGCGCAGAACCAAATCTCCCACTTTGAAAGTTCGGGCTCGAACTTTACTGTTGTAATACCTAGCTGTCCTCTGCTGATATGCCACTATCCTGATCTGAGCATCTTCTCGAGTTTCTTCGATCATATCCAAATAGAGCCGATGATTGACCTCGTTTGCCTCTGAGTCATAGTTATCCCTTCGAAAAGATCATGCTCCCACTTCTACGGGCACCATAGCTTCACACACATACACCAGAGAGAAAGGGGTCTCTCTAGTTGTGGTTCGGGGTGTAGTGTTGTAAGACCATAGGACCTGGGCGAACTCCTCTGGCCATgctcctttcttctcttcaatctttgcctttaaggtatgcttaatgattttattaacagcctCTGTCTGCCCGTTACTCTGGGGGTGGCAGACTGCGCTAAAACTCTTCTAAATCTCCAGCTGCTCACAAAACTCTCGCATTTCCTTGCTATCAAATTGTTTCCCGTTGTCAGATATCAGCTTGTAAGGGATGCCATAGCGACATACAATAGCCCTGTATACAAACTCCTTGATCTTTTTCGCTGTGATGGTGGCTAGGGGCTCGgcctctgcccacttagtgaAATAGTCTACCGCAACCACCGTATACTTGACGCCTCCCCTGGCCTTCGGGAGTTCCCCaatcagatcaattccccacatggagaagggccaggggctcatgagggatgtgaGAGAGGCCACGAGGCTGTTGTAATAATTGGCATATCGATGACACTTATAACAAGCTCGGGAGAATTCAAAGGCATCTTTTTTCAGCattggccagtagtagccttgacggaggattttttaagctagagagctaccccccgagtgatttcCACAAATGCCCTCGTGTACTTCCCTTAGGATGTAGTTGCATTCATCTCCATCTATGCATTTGAGGAGAGGCACACTGAACCCTCTTCTGTATAGAATCCCGTCGTATATCACATAGCGGGCTGCTTTGCATTTTATCCTCCTTGCCTCATTTTTTTCGTCCGAAAGTGAACCTCCTTTTATGTATGCTAGAATAGGTGTCATCCATGTGGGGCCGAGCTCACTACTCAGGCTGCCCACCTCGTGCTCGGGCACACTAGGTTACCTCTGTATATCAAGGGGCACGGTCCCTAGCAAAGTGCTCTCGCGGCGTGAACCGAGCTTAGCTAGCTCGTCTGCGCCTTCATTCTTCCCACGCGGGATTAGTTCCAGCCTCACCTCGTTGAACCTCACGATTATCCTCTGTGCGCACTTCAGGTAAAGTTCTGTTCTCGGCCCCTTAGCTTGATACCCCCCGTTTATCTGATAGACCACAATCATGGAGTCACTAAACACATTCAAATTCTCGACCTTCATTTCCAAAGCTATCTTGAGACCGTTGATCAGGGCCTCATACTCGGCATCATTGTTGGTTGCATGAAAGGCCAGATGGGTCGCACATCTGATCTTGTGCGCCTCTAGGCTGATTAGCTCAATTCCAGCTCCTACTCCATCACCGTTAGAAGCTCCATCCACAAATAGGCTCCACCATGGGGCACAATTTTGTCTCTCCAGTCCAACTTCTTCTGTGCTAGGTATGACAACAAGGGCTCCCGACTCCACCTCTTGATGTGGAGGAAATTCTAGCAAAAAATCGGCCAGGGCTTGGCCTTTGATCGCCGTCcttggcttataatccacctcgaATCGGCCGAGCTCAACCGTCCACTTCAACATTCGACCAGAAGACTCTGGTTTATGCATCACTTGTCTGAGGGGGTAGGAGGTTCGCACTTCTATCCCGTGTGCCTGAAAATAGGGCCTGAGTTTTCGGGAGGCCAAGATCAATGCATATGCTAGCTTTTCGAGGCTTGTGTATCGAGTCTCGGCATCGGCTAGCCTTttatataacaccctccaaatccggggtatagatttggggcattattaacaacaattaccaactatacctgcacaagcggaatataaatataataattaccccgaactatcactactcaggatcttttaaggtttgagtttgaaaaacaagaatcatgcactacactttattacaaacccaactaaataaaacctgtctcaagaactctctttattacaaaactttattctatctacagtttccctacacaatcttttattcaaactacacaaaacttttattcaacccaacattactacttatcctgctacacctgatttggcacttcaaaactctcttcgggaataggaaggaacactcttggtataagagggtcccgctgcttgactcgcttcttgactacgcgggtccggataggtttcattctctaccttaactgtaaaacaataggagtaacaataaaaagggatgagccaaaattgctcaacaagcctgcaacaatatatatatatatatataaagagagaaataaatgaaccaataagctgttggtttgaacaaccatctgtatctgtataggataataatttgccaacactggcgagtaccaaatgaataagactggaaacaagaaccaacatatgcactataatctgctgatcagtcagaatatagtgcggatctatacccaactgcatagacccaaccaacattaggagtac
It contains:
- the LOC141719050 gene encoding uncharacterized protein LOC141719050; this translates as MHKPESSGRMLKWTVELGRFEVDYKPRTAIKGQALADFLLEFPPHQEVESGALVVIPSTEEVGLERQNCAPWWSLFVDGASNGDGVGAGIELISLEAHKIRCATHLAFHATNNDAEYEALINGLKIALEMKVENLNVFSDSMIVVYQINGGYQAKGPRTELYLKCAQRIIVRFNEVRLELIPRGKNEGADELAKLGSRRESTLLGTVPLDIQR